The window CCTGGAACTAGAAACCAGGAATAGCACCAACAGCCCTGATAAGTAGTCTATGCTGCACTACTTTGCAAATTGCAATGCATATCCCATTACTATAAAGCTAGCATTCAAGGAATACATAGTAACAGGGGCATAAAATGGCAAGTTTAGTTTCAAGGAATACCTTTCTAGAGGGTATTAAAGATCTCTTTTACTTTCTAGGTTAACCTTCATACTTTGGGTTTAGCTAAACATGTCTATGGAGTTTCAGGCACCAACTGATCGCTGCAGTTGGGGCGATAATGGCATGTCCAGTAACAAAGCAACTTCCAAGCTAAGGCTGCTACTATATTTTACATGATCAGTGAAAGATGTCTTACTCTGAGCTCAGCTGTGTTAGGCAGTTCAGTAATACATCTACTGCAAGGTAATCTGAGGTTCCAAGGTCCACCCTGAAAGAAGTGAGTTTCAGAATCTGTACTTATCATTACACAAGTGCCGAAACTATTGAATGCTtcctatcctcaccaaaccctagcccaaTTGTCTTGGAACTCAACATCACTGATATCATGGAAAGATGATGGCATTACTGATGAAGCTTCGTCAGAATCATATGAAGGATCATAGTCCAACATTGAGTTAGCCAGCTGAAATTAAAGTTGATAACATTGCAGATCTCAAAAGGAGTCTAGGAATTAAGTAGCTAACAGAGAAcataaaaattacatttgaatGAACCCAAcctgcaaatttgaagaattaTAAGCTCCTAACCTTCCCATTACATACCAGGCCTGAATTACCTGTGACGAATACTTCATGTCAAAACAGAGTTTGTTGTTTTCTGGATAATGAGAATGCAATCAAACTATATCAAGTCATTTTACACCGCCAAGCAGGTCAACATCTCGATCTGTTGGTTCTCCAAAGAGCTCAAACCAAATGAATGAATTCAATGGGTTGAAGCTGCAATAATAGGGGGAAAAAACACCGATCAGGGTTTACTTGCTGAAGCTGCAATAGTAATCGAAAAAAAAGAAGTGACTAATTCCAAAGTTTGAGCATGCACACACAAGTTGGTTTAAAAGAACATGTAAGTCGAGGAGATGATCGTCTGTTCAGTCAGAAGGCCATTTCAACTAGTATAGTATCAAAGCTACAAGGTCTAAAGAGGGCGATATATCTTTTTAGCAGAAACATGGAACCATTGCATTAGGAGCAGAAGTGTTTAGCAGCCCCAGGTATTTCACATGTGTGCTGCAGGCAGGAAATATTGGCACAATCCGTTTTCTGATGTGTTCACATGGAAAACAGAGGGATACAGGTGCGACTAGTGTGGATGAGAATCTCACTCTCGGAAGCTGACTTTGAAAGCAACAATGGACCCTGTCTTGGATTTATTGAATTGAGCCCTGCCTTTCTTGCGCACCCTTTCCTGGATCTGTGAATTGTGAATCGTGTATGTGAGGCTTGGCATAGCATAATAGGTGtctaaaattttatttagtaaaaCAGCGAAACGGGAAAGAGCAAAAGAGTACGGCGGCGACCTCCACTGCACGCAGGACTCACCCTTTGCTTCATGAGCTCTGGGTTCCCGATGCTATCACCAAGAATGGCGCGGAGCTCATCGTCATCCCTGCAGGCATTCTCCAGGACCCTGC is drawn from Panicum virgatum strain AP13 chromosome 1N, P.virgatum_v5, whole genome shotgun sequence and contains these coding sequences:
- the LOC120657697 gene encoding uncharacterized protein LOC120657697, which encodes MPRLLPPLVKTPLLGVSPFPAFPRPPPPPRPLHIFIPAAVAGRGGAGENTAAASGTTARERRLVKVREERRRREHDREHTYPGWARVLENACRDDDELRAILGDSIGNPELMKQRIQERVRKKGRAQFNKSKTGSIVAFKVSFRDFNPLNSFIWFELFGEPTDRDVDLLGGVIQAWYVMGRLGAYNSSNLQLANSMLDYDPSYDSDEASSVMPSSFHDISDVEFQDNWARVWVDLGTSDYLAVDVLLNCLTQLSSEHLGIKQVVFGGKRMGDWEEGMTSTDYGYKHFKI